One part of the Gammaproteobacteria bacterium genome encodes these proteins:
- a CDS encoding phosphatidate cytidylyltransferase, translating to MSGLRQRVLTAVVLGLGALAAIFWLPTPAFATVTAGVVLAGGWEWSRLAGWTDAAHRWVFLLVLAAVLGAAALLVHRGGLALVLFAGALWWLAALGLVLRYERSGTGLPASAGLRALAGLLTLVPAWLALVALHGQGARGPAWVFFLAALVWLADIGAYFAGRRWGRRRLAVRVSPAKSWEGVVGGTLAALAWTLTAALVAGLPPARWPALLLVAAGTVAASVLGDLTESLFKREAGVKDSGDLLPGHGGVLDRIDSLTAAAPVFLLLVHWAGGPP from the coding sequence GTGAGCGGTCTGAGACAGCGCGTCCTCACCGCCGTGGTCCTGGGGCTCGGTGCGCTCGCGGCCATCTTCTGGCTTCCGACCCCTGCATTCGCCACCGTCACCGCGGGGGTGGTCCTCGCGGGGGGCTGGGAGTGGTCGCGGCTCGCCGGCTGGACCGACGCAGCCCACCGCTGGGTCTTCCTGCTCGTGCTCGCTGCGGTCCTCGGGGCGGCGGCACTCCTCGTGCACCGGGGCGGGCTCGCCCTCGTACTGTTCGCGGGGGCCCTCTGGTGGCTCGCCGCCCTGGGCCTGGTGTTGCGCTACGAGCGATCCGGCACAGGGCTCCCGGCCTCGGCAGGGCTGCGGGCGCTGGCCGGTCTCCTGACGCTGGTGCCGGCCTGGCTGGCCCTGGTGGCGTTGCACGGGCAGGGGGCGCGGGGACCCGCGTGGGTCTTCTTCCTGGCCGCCCTGGTGTGGCTCGCGGACATCGGAGCCTACTTCGCGGGACGGCGCTGGGGCCGCCGGCGCCTCGCCGTCCGGGTGAGCCCGGCGAAGAGCTGGGAAGGGGTCGTTGGCGGCACGCTGGCCGCGCTCGCGTGGACCCTCACCGCCGCCCTCGTGGCGGGGCTGCCGCCCGCGCGGTGGCCCGCCCTGCTGCTGGTGGCGGCGGGCACCGTGGCCGCGTCGGTGCTGGGTGACCTGACCGAGAGCCTCTTCAAGCGCGAGGCCGGGGTCAAAGACAGCGGCGACCTGTTGCCGGGCCACGGCGGCGTTCTGGACCGCATCGACAGCCTGACCGCGGCGGCGCCGGTCTTCCTGCTGCTCGTGCACTGGGCCGGGGGGCCGCCGTGA
- the rpsB gene encoding 30S ribosomal protein S2, producing MAAVTMRDMLEAGVHFGHQTRFWNPKMAPFIFGDRNRIHIINLEKSLPLYLDAVNFCGRMAANNGMILFVGTKRSAQDAVREAAQRCGMPFVNRRWLGGMLTNFKTVKQSIARLKELSAMMEDGSVDRVNKKEGLLLRRELQKLEASLGGIKDMGGLPDALFVIDVGFEKIAISEAAKLGIPVVGVVDTNNSPDGVDYVIPGNDDAIRSIQLYVGGVADAIIDGRDRAQAVLTGKPEEADEGSARRPARRRPAAARPPVRGAAGDAAEPDSAADDLAAEAAAGG from the coding sequence ATGGCAGCAGTGACGATGCGCGACATGCTGGAGGCCGGCGTGCACTTCGGCCACCAGACCCGGTTCTGGAACCCCAAGATGGCGCCCTTCATCTTCGGCGACCGCAACCGGATCCACATCATCAATCTCGAGAAGTCCCTTCCTCTCTACCTCGACGCCGTGAACTTCTGCGGCCGCATGGCCGCGAACAACGGCATGATCCTGTTCGTCGGCACCAAGCGCTCGGCCCAGGACGCGGTGCGCGAGGCGGCGCAGCGCTGCGGCATGCCCTTCGTGAACCGGCGCTGGCTCGGCGGCATGCTCACGAACTTCAAGACCGTCAAGCAGTCCATCGCCCGGCTGAAGGAGCTGTCGGCGATGATGGAAGACGGCAGCGTGGACCGCGTGAACAAGAAGGAAGGCCTGCTGCTGCGGCGCGAGCTGCAGAAGCTCGAGGCCAGCCTCGGCGGAATCAAGGACATGGGCGGGCTCCCCGACGCGCTGTTCGTGATCGACGTGGGGTTCGAGAAGATTGCCATCAGCGAAGCCGCCAAGCTCGGGATCCCGGTGGTGGGCGTGGTGGATACCAACAACAGCCCGGACGGCGTGGACTACGTCATTCCCGGCAACGACGACGCGATTCGCTCGATCCAGCTCTACGTGGGCGGCGTCGCCGACGCCATCATCGACGGGCGCGATCGGGCCCAGGCCGTTCTGACGGGCAAGCCCGAGGAGGCGGACGAGGGCTCCGCGCGGCGGCCGGCCCGGCGCCGCCCGGCGGCGGCACGCCCGCCCGTGCGCGGCGCGGCAGGAGACGCGGCGGAGCCGGATTCGGCTGCCGACGACTTGGCCGCGGAAGCCGCCGCAGGGGGTTGA
- a CDS encoding elongation factor Ts, protein MEINAALVRELRERTGAGMMDCKKALVEAKGDIEAAVELMRKSGAAKADKRAGRVAAEGVVTLETSPGGAAVAMVEVNSETDFVAKGDEFQTFAQEVAAAALAAAPADVDALGAVALPGRSGLTVEERRRELIAKIGENMNVRRVYWREGGAGVLGVYRHGTRIGVVVHLEGGDAALAKDIAMHVAASRPVAIDAAGLPAELVAKEREIYLAQAQESGKPADIVQKMVEGRVKKFMQEVTLLGQPFVKDPETTVAQLLAKHKARVLAFERFAVGEGLEKKSGNFAEEVMAQVGR, encoded by the coding sequence ATGGAAATCAACGCAGCACTCGTGCGCGAGCTGCGCGAGCGGACCGGCGCCGGCATGATGGACTGCAAGAAGGCGCTGGTGGAGGCGAAGGGCGACATCGAGGCCGCCGTGGAGTTGATGCGCAAGTCCGGTGCGGCAAAGGCGGACAAGCGCGCCGGCCGGGTCGCGGCCGAGGGTGTGGTGACCCTCGAGACGTCGCCGGGCGGCGCTGCCGTTGCGATGGTCGAGGTCAACAGTGAGACCGACTTCGTCGCCAAGGGCGACGAGTTCCAGACGTTCGCCCAGGAGGTGGCCGCCGCGGCGCTCGCGGCCGCGCCCGCGGACGTGGACGCCCTGGGCGCGGTGGCGTTGCCGGGGCGCAGCGGGCTCACCGTGGAGGAACGCCGGCGCGAGCTCATCGCCAAGATCGGCGAGAACATGAACGTGCGCCGCGTCTATTGGCGTGAGGGTGGGGCGGGGGTGCTCGGTGTCTACCGGCACGGAACCCGGATCGGGGTCGTCGTGCACCTGGAAGGCGGTGACGCCGCGCTCGCGAAGGACATCGCCATGCACGTGGCGGCCAGCCGCCCGGTGGCGATCGACGCCGCGGGGCTGCCGGCGGAGCTGGTCGCCAAGGAGCGGGAGATCTACCTCGCCCAGGCCCAGGAGAGCGGAAAGCCCGCGGACATCGTCCAGAAGATGGTCGAGGGGCGGGTCAAGAAGTTCATGCAGGAGGTGACGCTCCTCGGTCAGCCGTTCGTCAAGGACCCCGAGACGACCGTCGCCCAACTCCTGGCCAAGCACAAGGCGCGGGTGCTCGCCTTCGAGCGTTTTGCCGTCGGCGAGGGCCTGGAGAAGAAGTCGGGCAACTTCGCGGAAGAGGTCATGGCCCAGGTGGGTCGTTGA
- a CDS encoding isoprenyl transferase, with amino-acid sequence MPVVEQTARREKRVPRHVAIIMDGNGRWAERRHLPRFAGHKAGVDALRAAVETAGRRGVKVLTVFAFSSENWRRPEEEVGLLMGLFLTALEQRVQELHENNVRVRVVGERTAFNAKLQERIDEAERLTLANDGLQLIIAANYGGRWDVVQAARRVAEEVHSGTLTPGQVDLEAFASHLCLHGVPEPDLFIRTGGERRISNFLLWDLAYTELYFTDTLWPDFDAEALDQALASYAARQRRFGKTGKQAEQGEGEHG; translated from the coding sequence ATGCCAGTCGTCGAGCAGACCGCCCGGCGCGAGAAGCGGGTTCCGAGGCACGTCGCCATCATCATGGACGGCAACGGCCGCTGGGCCGAGCGCCGTCACCTTCCCCGGTTTGCCGGCCACAAGGCCGGCGTGGATGCCCTGAGGGCCGCGGTCGAGACCGCGGGCCGGCGCGGTGTGAAGGTCCTCACCGTCTTCGCTTTCAGCAGCGAGAACTGGCGCCGGCCTGAAGAGGAGGTCGGCCTGTTGATGGGGCTGTTCCTGACCGCGCTCGAGCAGCGGGTGCAGGAGCTCCACGAGAACAACGTCCGCGTGCGGGTCGTCGGGGAGCGCACCGCGTTCAACGCGAAGCTCCAGGAGCGTATCGACGAGGCGGAACGCCTGACCCTGGCGAACGATGGGCTGCAACTGATCATCGCGGCCAATTACGGGGGGCGCTGGGACGTGGTCCAGGCCGCGCGGCGGGTGGCCGAGGAAGTGCATTCCGGCACGCTCACCCCTGGGCAGGTCGACCTCGAGGCCTTCGCCTCCCACCTCTGCCTCCACGGCGTGCCGGAGCCGGACCTCTTCATCCGGACCGGGGGGGAGCGGCGGATCAGCAACTTCCTGCTCTGGGACCTCGCCTACACGGAGCTCTATTTCACGGACACGCTCTGGCCCGACTTCGACGCCGAGGCTCTCGACCAGGCCCTCGCCTCTTACGCGGCCCGCCAGCGGCGGTTCGGGAAGACGGGGAAACAGGCCGAGCAGGGCGAAGGCGAGCACGGCTGA
- the frr gene encoding ribosome recycling factor, producing the protein MTINDVTTDAKTRMTRSIDALRQELSKVRTGRAHPSLLDHVRVSYYGSDMPLNQVANVSVQDARTLGVSPYDKGMVSAVEKAIRDSDLGLNPVTAGTLIRVPLPALTEERRRDLIKVVRHEAEAARVAVRNVRREANHALKELVKEKLVSEDQERRAEEEVQKLTDRFIAEVDKVLQAKESDLMEI; encoded by the coding sequence ATGACGATCAACGACGTCACCACCGATGCCAAGACCCGGATGACGCGGAGCATCGACGCCCTGCGCCAGGAGCTGAGCAAGGTCCGCACGGGGCGGGCACACCCGAGCCTGCTGGACCACGTCCGGGTCTCCTACTACGGGTCCGACATGCCCCTCAACCAGGTGGCGAACGTGTCGGTCCAGGATGCCCGGACCCTGGGGGTCTCGCCGTACGACAAGGGGATGGTCAGCGCGGTCGAGAAGGCCATCCGGGACTCGGACCTGGGACTCAACCCGGTCACCGCGGGGACCCTCATCCGGGTTCCGTTGCCGGCCCTGACCGAGGAACGTCGCCGGGACCTGATCAAGGTCGTACGCCACGAGGCCGAGGCGGCTCGGGTCGCGGTGCGCAACGTCCGCCGGGAGGCCAACCACGCGCTGAAGGAGCTCGTCAAGGAGAAGCTGGTCTCCGAGGACCAGGAGCGGCGGGCCGAGGAAGAGGTCCAGAAGCTGACCGACCGGTTCATCGCAGAGGTCGACAAGGTCCTGCAGGCGAAGGAATCGGACCTGATGGAAATCTGA
- the glnD gene encoding [protein-PII] uridylyltransferase, with translation MSEGGPAPDDDTPSGAPPLDVRALASALPAARLAAGLREALRGARREIQLRYQAGLAVGERLHQTSDLADQVLTGLWDHVLGPHAGAAALVAVGGYGRRELFPSSDIDVTVVIEPDCRERCAGEVERYLTLLWDVGLEVGHSVRTVEDCAREARADLTVVTNLMEARHLAGSPALFEGMREATGRERVWPSAEFFAAKLAEQQGRHARLDDAVYNLEPNVKEGLGGLRDVQLIGWVLKRHFGANDLGDLVRTGFLSRSEHATLIEARDFLWRVRFGLHDLTGRREDRLLFDHQRALAQSFGYRDDGHQLGVERFMKDYYRAIGEIDRLAELLLQLFREAILTADEPGGTTPINSRFRARGGYVEATAERLFERYPFALLEVFLVLQQNPSLRGVRASTIRLIRDHRHLINDTFRADIRNRSLFLEILRQPRGVTHALRAMHRYGVLAGYVPAFGAIVGQMQYDLFHVYTVDEHTLAVVRNLRRLASGGGIEETPRAVEAMKALPKPELAYLAALFHDIAKGRGGDHSELGAGDALQFCLRHDLSAHDARLVAWLVRHHLTMSGTARREDITDPAVVDRFARLVGNEVHLNYLYVLTVADIRGTSPRVWNGWKAALLLELYEATLRALRRGLENPVDKAELVAEARDEAWGRLTELRRTDVRVARFWGGLPEDYFLRHSPEEIARHTRAVLYSSPEDFPLVEVSPRSRRGGTEVFVLTRDRDYLFATATTVMDRLGLDIQDARIATSRNGTVLDTFIVLDENGGPLTDPERLREVSETLRRELAAISGPPAPVSRRAHRRLRHFPVATEVRYRDDVAGRTVVEVTATDRPGVLARIAVALSESGVSLHSARIATFGERVEDLFYVTDGNGKPLAAPARARLGDHVLRALAD, from the coding sequence GTGAGCGAGGGCGGGCCCGCCCCCGACGACGACACCCCCAGCGGCGCCCCCCCCCTCGACGTGCGGGCGCTCGCGTCGGCGCTGCCGGCGGCCCGCCTCGCCGCCGGCCTGCGCGAGGCCCTGAGGGGCGCACGCCGGGAGATCCAACTCCGCTACCAGGCCGGGCTCGCCGTGGGCGAGCGGCTGCACCAGACCTCGGACCTGGCCGACCAGGTCCTGACGGGCCTGTGGGACCACGTCCTGGGTCCCCACGCCGGGGCGGCGGCGCTGGTGGCCGTGGGGGGCTACGGGCGGCGCGAGCTCTTCCCGTCCTCCGACATCGACGTCACGGTCGTGATCGAGCCCGATTGCCGGGAGCGTTGCGCGGGCGAGGTCGAGCGCTACCTCACCCTGCTCTGGGACGTCGGCCTCGAGGTGGGGCACAGCGTGCGCACCGTGGAGGACTGCGCGCGCGAGGCCCGCGCCGACCTCACTGTGGTCACGAACCTGATGGAGGCGCGCCACCTCGCCGGCTCGCCGGCGCTCTTCGAGGGGATGCGCGAGGCGACGGGGCGCGAGCGCGTCTGGCCGAGCGCCGAGTTCTTCGCCGCAAAGCTCGCCGAGCAGCAGGGACGCCACGCCAGGCTCGACGACGCCGTCTACAACCTGGAACCGAACGTCAAGGAGGGCCTCGGAGGCCTGCGCGACGTCCAGCTCATCGGCTGGGTCCTGAAACGGCACTTCGGCGCGAACGACCTCGGCGACCTGGTCCGCACCGGGTTCCTGAGCCGCAGCGAGCACGCCACGCTCATCGAGGCGCGCGACTTCCTGTGGCGCGTGCGCTTCGGCCTGCACGACCTGACCGGGCGGCGCGAGGACCGCCTGCTGTTCGACCATCAGCGCGCCCTGGCGCAGTCCTTCGGCTACCGCGACGACGGCCACCAGCTCGGCGTGGAGCGCTTTATGAAGGACTACTACCGGGCGATCGGCGAGATCGACCGCCTCGCGGAGCTGCTGCTGCAACTCTTCCGGGAAGCCATCCTGACGGCCGACGAGCCGGGCGGGACCACGCCGATCAACTCCCGTTTCCGTGCGCGCGGCGGGTACGTGGAGGCCACCGCCGAGCGCCTCTTCGAGCGCTACCCGTTCGCGCTGCTGGAGGTGTTCCTGGTCCTGCAGCAGAACCCGAGCCTGCGGGGGGTGCGCGCCTCCACCATCCGTCTCATCCGCGACCACCGCCACCTCATCAACGACACCTTCCGCGCCGACATCCGCAATCGCAGCCTGTTCCTCGAGATCCTGCGCCAGCCCCGGGGCGTGACCCACGCCCTGCGCGCCATGCACCGCTACGGCGTGCTCGCCGGGTACGTCCCCGCGTTCGGGGCCATCGTGGGCCAGATGCAGTACGACCTCTTCCACGTCTACACGGTCGACGAGCACACGCTCGCGGTGGTGCGCAACCTCCGCCGCCTCGCCTCCGGGGGGGGCATCGAGGAGACACCCCGCGCCGTGGAGGCGATGAAGGCCCTACCGAAGCCGGAGCTGGCCTACCTCGCGGCGCTGTTCCACGACATCGCCAAGGGGCGCGGCGGGGACCACTCCGAGCTCGGCGCGGGGGATGCGCTGCAGTTCTGCCTGCGCCACGACCTGAGCGCCCACGACGCGCGCCTGGTGGCCTGGCTGGTGCGTCACCACCTGACGATGTCGGGCACGGCCCGGCGCGAGGACATCACGGACCCGGCCGTCGTGGACCGCTTCGCACGGCTCGTGGGCAACGAGGTCCACCTGAACTACCTCTACGTGCTCACGGTCGCCGACATCCGCGGCACCAGCCCCAGGGTCTGGAACGGCTGGAAGGCAGCGCTGCTCCTCGAGCTCTACGAGGCCACGCTGCGCGCCCTGCGCCGTGGGCTCGAAAACCCGGTGGACAAGGCCGAGCTCGTCGCCGAGGCGAGGGACGAGGCGTGGGGACGGCTGACCGAGCTCCGGCGCACCGACGTGCGCGTCGCGCGTTTCTGGGGCGGGCTGCCGGAGGACTATTTCCTGCGCCACTCGCCGGAGGAGATCGCGCGCCACACGCGAGCGGTGCTCTACAGCTCGCCCGAGGACTTTCCCCTGGTCGAGGTCAGCCCCCGCAGCCGGCGCGGCGGCACCGAAGTCTTCGTCCTCACCCGCGACCGGGACTATCTCTTCGCGACCGCGACCACGGTGATGGACCGGCTCGGCCTCGACATCCAGGACGCCCGGATCGCCACCTCCCGCAACGGCACGGTGCTGGACACCTTCATCGTGCTCGACGAGAACGGCGGGCCCCTCACGGACCCGGAGCGCCTGCGCGAGGTCTCGGAGACCCTGCGCCGGGAGCTCGCCGCCATCTCCGGCCCGCCGGCTCCGGTGAGCCGCAGGGCGCACCGCCGCCTGCGGCACTTCCCGGTGGCCACCGAGGTCCGGTACCGGGACGACGTCGCCGGACGCACCGTCGTCGAGGTGACGGCCACCGACCGGCCGGGCGTGCTGGCGCGGATCGCCGTCGCCCTGAGCGAGAGCGGCGTGAGCCTGCACAGCGCCCGTATCGCGACCTTCGGGGAACGGGTCGAGGACCTCTTCTACGTCACGGACGGGAACGGCAAGCCCCTCGCGGCGCCGGCGCGCGCGCGCCTGGGGGACCACGTTCTAAGGGCGCTGGCGGACTGA
- the map gene encoding type I methionyl aminopeptidase → MAVTIKTPEEIQKMRVAGRLAAEVLEVVAPHVQAGVTTAELDRVCHDHIVRVQGAVPAPLNYHGFPKSICTSVNQQVCHGIPGERVLRGGDIVNIDVTVIKDGYYGDTSQMFLIGDVSVQARRVSQVSRECLLLGLAQVRPGASLRSIGRVIQRHAEANGCSVVREYCGHGIGREFHEDPQVLHYDDPKSSLVLQSGMTFTIEPMLNAGKRQVKVLPDGWTVVTKDHSLSAQWEHTVVVTPEGCEVLTLRSDESL, encoded by the coding sequence ATGGCCGTCACGATCAAGACCCCCGAGGAGATCCAGAAGATGCGCGTCGCCGGGCGCCTCGCCGCCGAGGTGCTCGAGGTCGTGGCGCCCCACGTCCAGGCGGGCGTCACCACGGCCGAGCTCGACCGGGTCTGCCACGACCACATCGTGAGGGTGCAGGGCGCCGTGCCGGCGCCGCTCAACTACCACGGGTTCCCGAAGTCGATCTGCACCTCGGTGAACCAGCAGGTCTGCCACGGCATCCCCGGCGAGCGCGTGCTGCGCGGCGGGGACATCGTCAACATCGACGTGACCGTCATCAAGGACGGCTACTACGGGGACACGAGCCAGATGTTCCTCATCGGCGACGTCTCCGTGCAGGCCCGCAGGGTCTCCCAGGTGAGCCGGGAGTGCCTGCTTCTCGGCCTCGCCCAGGTCCGCCCCGGCGCGTCCCTACGCTCGATCGGACGGGTGATCCAGCGCCACGCGGAGGCGAACGGCTGCAGCGTCGTGCGCGAGTACTGCGGGCACGGGATCGGCCGGGAGTTCCACGAGGACCCGCAGGTGCTGCACTACGACGACCCGAAGTCCTCCCTCGTACTGCAGTCCGGCATGACGTTCACGATCGAGCCCATGCTGAACGCGGGCAAACGCCAGGTGAAGGTGCTGCCCGACGGTTGGACGGTCGTCACCAAGGACCACAGCCTCTCGGCCCAGTGGGAGCACACGGTGGTGGTCACCCCCGAGGGCTGCGAGGTGCTCACGCTGCGCTCGGACGAGAGCCTGTGA
- a CDS encoding UMP kinase, producing the protein MEQGTGSTAYRRILVKLSGEALMGEGEWGIDPLVLARVARAVGEVRAAGVEVALVIGGGNIFRGAALAASGLDRVTSDHMGMLATVINALALQDSLERTGLFVRVMSAIRIQEVCEDYIRRRAVRHLEKGRVVVFAAGTGNPFFTTDSAAALRAVEVNADLMIKATKVDGVFSDDPVRNPSAQRYDWLGYDEVIERKLKVMDATAVVLCRDHGLPLRVVDMNQPGVLMRVVSGEPVGTLVSATRPGA; encoded by the coding sequence ATGGAGCAGGGGACGGGTTCCACGGCCTATCGCCGGATTCTGGTCAAGCTGAGCGGCGAGGCGCTGATGGGCGAGGGGGAGTGGGGGATCGACCCGCTCGTCCTCGCCCGCGTGGCGCGGGCGGTGGGGGAGGTCCGGGCGGCGGGCGTCGAAGTGGCCCTGGTGATCGGCGGGGGCAACATCTTCCGGGGTGCGGCGTTGGCGGCCTCGGGGCTCGACCGGGTCACGAGCGACCACATGGGCATGCTGGCCACGGTCATCAACGCCCTCGCCCTGCAGGACTCGCTCGAGCGCACCGGTCTGTTCGTGCGCGTGATGTCCGCCATCCGGATCCAGGAGGTCTGCGAGGACTACATCCGGCGCCGGGCGGTACGCCACCTGGAGAAGGGGCGGGTGGTGGTCTTCGCCGCGGGGACCGGCAACCCGTTCTTCACCACCGACTCCGCGGCCGCCCTGCGCGCGGTCGAGGTGAACGCGGACCTCATGATCAAGGCGACCAAGGTCGACGGGGTGTTCTCCGACGACCCGGTTCGCAATCCCTCGGCCCAGCGGTACGATTGGCTCGGATACGACGAGGTGATCGAGCGCAAGCTCAAGGTGATGGACGCCACCGCCGTCGTCCTCTGCCGTGACCACGGCCTGCCGTTGCGGGTGGTGGACATGAACCAGCCCGGTGTGCTGATGCGTGTCGTCTCCGGGGAGCCGGTGGGGACCCTGGTGAGCGCGACACGCCCCGGCGCCTGA